In Deltaproteobacteria bacterium, the genomic stretch TCACCGCCAGCTGGGGCGCAAGGTCCTCTGGGTTCCGGGCACGGACCACGCCGGCATCGCCACCCAGAACGTGGTCGAGCGGACTCTTGCCGCCGAAGGCAAGACCCGCGACGAACTGGGTCGCGAAGCCTTCATCGACCGGGTCTGGGTCTGGAAGGAGGAGTACGGCAACAAGATACTCAATCAGGTCCGGCGGATGGGGGCCTCGGTGGATTGGACCAGACTGCGGTTCACCATGGACGAGGGCTTGTCCCGGGCCGTGAGGGAAGTGTTTGTCCGCCTCTTTGACGAGGGTCTCATCTATCGGGGTGATTACATCATCAACTGGTGCCCGCGTTGCCACACGGCCCTGGCCGACCTGGAAGTGGAGCACGAGGAGGCCGACGACGGGCTGTTCGAGATCGCCTACCCGCTGG encodes the following:
- a CDS encoding valine--tRNA ligase, whose product is MSDHNLPKGYEPREVEDRWREHWETNETFTPRADGPGESYSIVIPPPNVTGSLHMGHALNLTLQDILCRHHRQLGRKVLWVPGTDHAGIATQNVVERTLAAEGKTRDELGREAFIDRVWVWKEEYGNKILNQVRRMGASVDWTRLRFTMDEGLSRAVREVFVRLFDEGLIYRGDYIINWCPRCHTALADLEVEHEEADDGLFEIAYPL